AGTCAATACATAAGTATGGTTAGCCTCATACGACTCGCACAACCATTTCCCACTTTGAAATACGACTAGTATTGTTATTTTCTCCATGCCATACAACCGTATTGTCTATTCTATGTACAACCCATATAACACATGAGTGGCTAGATTGTCAGAGATGTAAGCTTATTTTTAAGCTCGAGCTCGTGTGACAAACCAATCTCTAGTAGCACACAAACAACTTGTCTCATTTACACCTTAAATTTCACAAGAGTATATACATATtaatcaaattcaaaattttcttCCATTGCACATGGTCACTCATTATCAAACTTTTACTTAAGTTGTCACtagtttgtaaaaaaaattacttCTAAATACCATTTAATCAACTTTCACATGAATTTAAACCCTAACTATTTTTTGGGAGACAATCATCAATATCACTAGGTCgcaattaaatatatatatttttatgaaagAATATCATATTAAATGTATATAAATATCTAGCAAATGTTTGGAAATCGGATCACCCTCATAAGATGATCGGTAAAGGAGTGTTTAGCTAAATTAAGCTTCATGTTCAACCATTGTTACAAGCAATTTGTATGTCATTTAAGCGTCCATATTCTAGTTTCATTGATGTATCTTGCTAATATATGGAAATGGTTCTATAGTTGTCTACTTATAACTAATAACATATTGAACGCATCCATATGTCACTTTTACATCTTTTTTATTTACCTTTCTTCTCTTCATAGCACGCATGTCCCTTAAATAACCAAAACCCGAaagaaaattaaagaaaaataccGGTAATTAAAAGTTAAAATGCTTGGTAGGTAGACATTTCGCGTTATAACATCTATGTCAATTAGAATTGACCCCGGTCATTGAGAGAGTAGCCGCAATAATCAAACCATTCTCTACCTACTTATATCTTTCCCCACTTGATTCAGCGCAGTAAACAAGCTTCAGCACTTTGTTGGTAAATTTATTGGAAAACTGGCCTTGATCCACAGGTCTTGCGACATACCTGCAGAGATTGTTATTAACTATAGAACGGATCATCTTAAAGGTGTTTATGCTACTAAAATGCTAAATATTATGTTAAAATCCATAGATTTAAAAGCGATTTTGCACTTTTAAACTGCTTTCATCAGACACAAAGCAATGTCTCGTGATCATAACTTCATGATTAGGAAAGATGAAAGAATGCTTACCAGTTCAAATTTCATACATCACCACCTTATTAATACTATCTACAGAGTAAAGAGTCTCTTTAATCGATCATATGAACATTGTACTCTGTGCTTCTCTTCGATCCTCAAGTTGTCTCCATCAGACTGTACAAAAGCGTTAAACATGACAATCATATCAGACAATAATATATTAACCCAACTACCCCCGTTCCAAAAGACAATGCTATCAGTGGTGAAGCTTGACGTTTTCGACGGGGGGTcggaaaacgtatatacccaaaatttctatagaatcggggggtcgaaaacatatatacccaaaaatttctatacgaaaactacatatataacactactgagcgaaaagttcgggggtcgggcgccccttcCCGCCCCTTCAAAGCTTCGTCAATGAATGCTATGACACAATATCTTCAAAATGACAACTTTCCGAGACATATAAGGGAATAAGAAACTAAAGTGGGTATTTCACATGAACAACCTACCATTACTGTGAGTATATTTTGCAGTATGCTGTCGGTCTCTTTCTTGTAACACTGTAACATTTGCCAAACTTTAGCATCCTCATTCATTAGCAAAAGGATGCCAACAACTGCAGTTATCCTGTTTAAATGGTCAATCATAACAACATGGCCATTTTGACCGTCAAAAGTCGGGGAATCATTTCCCATGATGAAAGATGACATCACATTCAACACATGATTTAAAATCTTTTCACCCCTATAGAACAAAAGGAAACAAGGCAAAATATAGTAACGGCTTCTGCTGGTATGAATGCCGTTGCTTAACCCACAATCTTCTTTTCCAAGACTCTGCATTTAACAGCAAAAAATGGTAactaatatcggtgatatattaGTTAATATCGGTTATCGGTGCCCATGCAAAATATTGAtgtcaaatatcggtaccgatattatcgttGGTATTGACCGTTATTTTCGGTATTTGACCGATCGGTGTGTAGCACTTACACTTACAGAAACAACGTCAATCATGTACCCTGTAAGGACGCTCCCTAGTTTCAAGATGCTCTGTTCACAAAGTTTAGTGGGATTTGAATCAAGTGTGATGATCATTCTAAGCAACGCACAGGTGTTGTCCAAGGGTGGCTTATTTGACTgaaagttcaaaaaaaaaagttaaaaaatcatgCATGATGAAGGTATATTTAATAAACCAATaattaataatacaaaactttaaaaCACCGGCATGGCAAACTTACAATCTGGTCAACAACTGCTCCCTCTAGCATCTTAAAAACAAGATGATCATCTCCAATCTGATGCAGACAAGAGCAAACAGCACTAGTGACAGACCTAAACAATTCAGAGTTTGACTTCACACAAATCTCCACATCGAGTGAACCGCTTTCTGATGATAACAAAATGCAACATTTAGGCAGCACTACTTGTGCTGTGCCCGAAGTCTTAACAGAAATCATATTTTACTGAAAATGCTTACCAGAAGACACCTGATATCGTGACAGTAATGTGATGAGAAAACTAATATAGTCAGCAATCTGGATATGTCCAGCTCTATAAGCACAATTCAGAACTTCCAAGAAGCGAAATAAGAGAGATGGATCCAGATCATGTGCTGCATTTAAGATGACATTCATCAGTATCGAATTATTTGTTCAATTTCGCATCATGTTGTTGAAGTACTCACACAAACAACAGCCAGCTACCGACTGAAGCAGAGATGGGTCCATGAAGGAGAAGTAATATAGGCAGCAAACAGAAAGTTCTTGAATCTCTCTTCCGAGCTTCATAAAAGGGCCATAGGAAATATCTCCTGCCAAAAGAAAAGAATATCAAAAAAGTAGACAATAACCGAGATGTAGTAGAAGGAGCAACTAACTACCGTCACAGGGACATGTACTGTAAAATTCTCTCAACGTGTACTGCATGTTGTCAAGCTCCTGTGAGTGAGTTCCACATTGTGCCAAGTGAAGTTGAAGACGCAATACATCCTGCTAAATCATATGTGGAAAATCACCATAAATACAAATTAAAGCAATATTTAAGTAATGGTTGTGAGCGAGCATATACCTTGGTCGCCAATGGGTTTTTATCACCCAAGAGGGTTAGCAACAAAGGAATCTCCCTTATCCAGGATATCTGAAAGTCTATAATTTCCGAATCACTTGTGTTTGGGGATACCCAACTGGTTTTCTGTAAATCAGACAcgagaaaataatttaaaaaaaaaaagcaatgGTTGATGGTAAACACAGAGATATAGGTGAAAGAGCTTACAAGAAATAGCATCTCTTCGACTGCTGAAAGACAAACTAGTTTCATTGAAGACTCTGGATCACACTTTTTGAAAACCTCTGTAAAAGCCTGAAATATGCATCATTCAGAACCTACATCTTATACAAGGATCTCGACATTGTGAAGAAAAATCGTCTATATACAAAACGCTACAAACCTGAAGAATATGTGATTTCCATGCATTGTCCACTTGCATGACCAGTTTAGGGATGAAAGGAAATGCTTTTGGAAAAACGCTCTGCCGGAACGCACTACCTGCAATACACATTTCATGTCAAATTAAAAGTCTCATTTTTCTTGACACAAGGATATCATAATGTTTACCTTCTCAGACAATGCATCTATAATGAACACCAGAAATTTATCCAGAAACACAGATGGGGGAGCGGACCAATCATATAAGCAAAAGAAGATCTCTGAAACTATTACATTCAACTTAAAAAGCCTATTTTCAACCTGCAATG
The Helianthus annuus cultivar XRQ/B chromosome 6, HanXRQr2.0-SUNRISE, whole genome shotgun sequence genome window above contains:
- the LOC110864291 gene encoding uncharacterized protein LOC110864291 isoform X5, with product MQVDNAWKSHILQAFTEVFKKCDPESSMKLVCLSAVEEMLFLKTSWVSPNTSDSEIIDFQISWIREIPLLLTLLGDKNPLATKQDVLRLQLHLAQCGTHSQELDNMQYTLREFYSTCPCDGDISYGPFMKLGREIQELSVCCLYYFSFMDPSLLQSVAGCCLSHDLDPSLLFRFLEVLNCAYRAGHIQIADYISFLITLLSRYQVSSESGSLDVEICVKSNSELFRSVTSAVCSCLHQIGDDHLVFKMLEGAVVDQISNKPPLDNTCALLRMIITLDSNPTKLCEQSILKLGSVLTGYMIDVVSSLGKEDCGLSNGIHTSRSRYYILPCFLLFYRGEKILNHVLNVMSSFIMGNDSPTFDGQNGHVVMIDHLNRITAVVGILLLMNEDAKVWQMLQCYKKETDSILQNILTVMSDGDNLRIEEKHRVQCSYDRLKRLFTL
- the LOC110864291 gene encoding uncharacterized protein LOC110864291 isoform X4 yields the protein MQVDNAWKSHILQAFTEVFKKCDPESSMKLVCLSAVEEMLFLKTSWVSPNTSDSEIIDFQISWIREIPLLLTLLGDKNPLATKDVLRLQLHLAQCGTHSQELDNMQYTLREFYSTCPCDGDISYGPFMKLGREIQELSVCCLYYFSFMDPSLLQSVAGCCLSHDLDPSLLFRFLEVLNCAYRAGHIQIADYISFLITLLSRYQVSSESGSLDVEICVKSNSELFRSVTSAVCSCLHQIGDDHLVFKMLEGAVVDQISNKPPLDNTCALLRMIITLDSNPTKLCEQSILKLGSVLTGYMIDVVSVSSLGKEDCGLSNGIHTSRSRYYILPCFLLFYRGEKILNHVLNVMSSFIMGNDSPTFDGQNGHVVMIDHLNRITAVVGILLLMNEDAKVWQMLQCYKKETDSILQNILTVMSDGDNLRIEEKHRVQCSYDRLKRLFTL
- the LOC110864291 gene encoding uncharacterized protein LOC110864291 isoform X3, with the protein product MQVDNAWKSHILQAFTEVFKKCDPESSMKLVCLSAVEEMLFLKTSWVSPNTSDSEIIDFQISWIREIPLLLTLLGDKNPLATKQDVLRLQLHLAQCGTHSQELDNMQYTLREFYSTCPCDGDISYGPFMKLGREIQELSVCCLYYFSFMDPSLLQSVAGCCLSHDLDPSLLFRFLEVLNCAYRAGHIQIADYISFLITLLSRYQVSSESGSLDVEICVKSNSELFRSVTSAVCSCLHQIGDDHLVFKMLEGAVVDQISNKPPLDNTCALLRMIITLDSNPTKLCEQSILKLGSVLTGYMIDVVSVSSLGKEDCGLSNGIHTSRSRYYILPCFLLFYRGEKILNHVLNVMSSFIMGNDSPTFDGQNGHVVMIDHLNRITAVVGILLLMNEDAKVWQMLQCYKKETDSILQNILTVMSDGDNLRIEEKHRVQCSYDRLKRLFTL